Proteins from a genomic interval of Pectinophora gossypiella chromosome 4, ilPecGoss1.1, whole genome shotgun sequence:
- the LOC126366086 gene encoding mediator of RNA polymerase II transcription subunit 7 — translation MSSDTAQVSSLPLPPMQYINFYTDENVRRNRAPLPPRPIHDSYSMFGHPFNADDTIIRSLESQGFRRLYPMHFERRRELKKLNHSLLVNFLDLLDLLVHCPDSPKRAEKVEDLSLLFIHIHHLLNEFRPHQARETLRVMMELQKRQRVETAMRFQKHLDKVQDILQNALQSLPDQNELDSNFKIPTEILDQMECNTNDNANADPCYELDRIMCNVVDNMR, via the exons ATGTCGTCGGACACAGCGCAAGTTAGCTCGTTGCCCTTGCCTCCAATGCAGTATATCAACTTCTATACTGATGAAAATGTTCGAAGAAATAGAGCACCTCTGCCTCCTCGTCCGATTCATGATTCATATTCAATGTTTGGACATCCTTTTAATGCTGATGACACCATTATTAGGTCATTAGAGAGCCAG GGTTTCAGAAGACTTTATCCTATGCATTTTGAAAGGAGACGGGAATTGAAGAAATTGAATCACTCGCTGCTGGTTAATTTCCTAGATCTGTTAGACTTGTTAGTGCATTGCCCAGATTCTCCAAAGCGAGCTGAAAAGGTGGAGGATCTCAGTTTGTTATTCATCCATATTCACCACCTTCTCAATGAGTTTAGGCCTCATCAAGCCAGAGAGACATTGCGAGTTATGATGGAGCTGCAAAAAAGACAGAGAGTTGAGACTGCCATGAG ATTCCAAAAACATTTGGATAAGGTTCAGGACATATTACAGAATGCATTACAAAGTTTGCCTGATCAGAATGAGTTGGATTCAAACTTCAAGATACCTACTGAAATATTGGATCAGATGGAATGCAACACCAATGATAATGCCAATGCAGACCCTTGTTATGAACTGGATCGCATTATGTGTAATGTTGTTGACAATATGAGATAA
- the LOC126366076 gene encoding uncharacterized protein LOC126366076, translated as MSSGSTRQTFTEHEKVCLQELVLKYKLNSAATIGAGNANVKKMAWVRLTQEFNSIATNSKRTEAQLKKCWDNLKTRRKQFLAQEKRERMRTGGGLYAASTSQGSQEAIDAALLDATNIELQGVFDSDSDMVLDHNMLAPVPDLPAPAAPAAPANTSPGEGPSQIQKAIPVEVDIEIMDNQYRPSAGSRLSDYEPPSLIQESVPVAQVELPRRPSTGLREHDYGAPSQTQASKNIRAHVINQEFTLRKDRYQVIVDREEELHKLRVAEREWLVKAAEETYHKARLEKESAQELLLCSRAKRELAELHLSRERKK; from the exons ATGTCGAGCGGATCAACAAGACAAACTTTCACTGAACACGAAAaagtgtgtctgcaggaattagttttgaaatataaattaaattctgcTGCAACTATTGGGGCTGgaaatgcaaatgtaaaaaaaatggcttGGGTACGCCTTACACAAGAATTTAACTCCATTGCGACcaatagtaaa CGAACAGaggcacaattaaaaaaatgttgggacaatttaaaaaccagaagaaaacaatttctagcacaagaaaaaag ggaACGCATGAGGACCGGAGGTGGGTTGTATGCAGCTAGTACCTCTCAAGGCTCCCAGGAGGCTATTGATGCTGCTCTTTTGGATGCCACAAATATAGAGCTACAAGGCGTGTTTGATAGTGATAGTG ATATGGTGTTGGACCACAACATGTTAGCCCCAGTACCCGATCTCCCTGCACCTGCAGCCCCTGCAGCACCCGCTAATACCTCACCTGGCGAAGGACCATCCCAAATACAAA AAGCTATTCCTGTGGAAGTTGATATTGAAATAATGGATAATCAATATCGTCCATCAGCCGGGTCTCGTCTCTCCGATTATGAGCCACCTTCTCTAATTCAAG agtCTGTTCCTGTGGCACAAGTAGAGCTACCTCGTCGACCATCAACTGGATTGAGAGAACATGATTATGGAGCACCTTCTCAAACTCAAG CTTCAAAGAACATTCGGGCTCATGTAATTAATCAGGAGTTCACCTTGCGAAAGGATAGATATCAGGTGATAGTGGACAGGGAGGAGGAGCTACACAAATTGAGGGTAGCAGAGCGGGAGTGGCTCGTAAAGGCAGCTGAGGAGACATATCATAAAGCTCGCCTTGAAAAGGAAAGTGCGCAGGAGTTGCTGCTATGCAGCCGGGCTAAGCGAGAGCTAGCAGAGCTGCATCTTTCTagggaaagaaagaaataa
- the LOC126366052 gene encoding apoptosis inhibitor 5 — protein sequence MSTDNIEKLYQNYGVLADAKDDISKHEKEYKEILAAVKGSDKEKRLASQFIAKFFNSFPNLAEQALEAQFDLCEDDDVAIRKQAIKDLPNLCKDHKEHTQRIADILAQLLQSDDATEINVVTNSLLTILKADPKGALTGLFSQIHQNVDSEVGNEVVRERCIKFLATKVKQLGREVINKEAEDLIITECKKILEDVVAGEFEHIMDLLTWSRLGKNPIGKKELVQIIAALAFSPDDWHPEDPEYIDRLLQCTQHALPLLSPQVDSTQFVNIFCEYVLPRWNEITTPEGTDPKLELLKIFAEITDHCGQLEDAQKKIDTVYDLVMIYLPEAPVEEIEKAVEKVAEKADEKSESTETKTEEAKTTPSLQFSHVECALFGLHALCRKTPEALSADPARLKALRLRLQYTARLTQGYIKKLKEVTQAKKADENSEENKLKIAALKTTSNINTLIRDIFRTPPSFKSKIQLSFQSKKFEKEPKQNEKVEDTDKSPTQKRHRPITFDNGDEKSSPVKRARSGERNIKMYTPPSGKYSSRLNNTGRFSGPNQRGRGYGRRDFRGNGVPYRRRSNY from the exons ATGTCTACAGataatattgaaaaattatACCAAAACTATGGCGTGTTAGCGGACGCCAAGGATGATATTTCAAAG CACGAGAAAGAGTACAAGGAGATCTTAGCAGCAGTGAAAGGGTCGGACAAGGAAAAACGTTTAGCATCACAATTCATTGCGAAATTCTTCAATAGCTTTCCTAACCTTGCCGAGCAAGCCTTAGAGGCCCAGTTTGATCTCTGCGAGGACGATGACGTAGCT ATTCGCAAGCAAGCTATCAAAGACTTGCCTAATCTCTGCAAAGATCATAAGGAACACACTCAAAGGATTGCTGACATCTTGGCGCAACTTCTACAGTCTGACGATGCTACAGAAATCAATGTTGTCACAAACTCCTTGCTTACTATTTTGAAGGCGGATCCCAAGGGAGCACTCACTGGGTTGTTTTCTCAGATTCATCAGAATGTGGACAGTGAGGTGGGAAATGAAGTAGTTAGGGAGCGCTGCATCAAGTTTTTGGCCACTAAAGTCAAGCAACTCGGCAGAGAGGTCATCAATAAGGAAGCTGAGGATTTGATTATTACTGAATGCAAGAAGATTCTGGag GATGTTGTTGCTGGCGAATTTGAACACATCATGGACCTCCTCACCTGGTCACGACTGGGCAAGAACCCGATCGGAAAGAAGGAGCTGGTACAGATTATTGCAGCACTAGCCTTCTCACCAGATGACTGGCACCCAGAAGACCCAGAATATATTGATAGGCTCTTGCAGTGTACTCAGCATGCCCTTCCATTACTTTCT CCACAAGTGGATTCAACTCAATTTGTGAATATTTTCTGTGAGTATGTGCTCCCACGCTGGAATGAGATCACAACACCTGAAGGAACAGACCCAAAATTAGAACTTCTCAAGATATTTGCTGAAATAACGGATCATTGTGGACAATTAGAAGATGCACAAAAGAAAATAGATACTGTCTATGATTTAGTCATG atatatTTACCAGAAGCTCCAGTGGAAGAGATTGAAAAGGCAGTTGAAAAAGTTGCTGAAAAGGCTGACGAAAAATCAGAGAGCACAGAGACTAAAACAGAGGAAGCTAAGACAACTCCTTCCCTACAGTTTTCTCATGTAGAATGTGCTCTCTTTGGGTTGCATGCTTTATGCCGCAAGACTCCAGAAGCACTCAGTGCAGACCCAGCCAGACTTAAAGCGCTACGTCTGCGACTTCAATATACTGCGCGTCTTACGCAAGGATATATAAAGAAATTAAAGGAAGTGACACag GCAAAAAAAGCAGATGAAAACTCAGaagaaaacaaactgaaaatTGCAGCACTGAAAACTACATCAAATATTAACACTCTCATTAGAGACATTTTCCGCACACCACCCAGTTTCAAGAGCAAGATACAACTGTCTTTCCAGtcaaaaaaatttgaaaaagag CCTAAACAGAATGAAAAAGTGGAGGACACTGATAAGTCACCAACTCAAAAGCGTCACCGCCCAATTACATTTGATAATGGAGATGAAAAGTCTTCCCCTGTAAAACGAGCTCGTAGTGgcgaaagaaatataaaaatgtacacACCACCATCAGGCAAATACAGCTCTAGATTAAATAACACTGGGAGATTCAGTGGGCCAAACCAGAGGGGACGGGGTTATGGGAGACGTGACTTTAGAGGCAATGGAGTGCCATACAGGAGGCGCAGTAACTACtaa
- the LOC126366073 gene encoding putative nuclease HARBI1 → MSDSDLYSDFEEFMDYVYDNPYDYPARKYIRDAQNPLECYDEEQFQKRFRFRKDTVVHMILPLIGLQSNVTNKGLPLPPILQLLIALRFYATGNFQIVCGDLHKISQPVVSKIVAKLSKILAMKVVEFIKFPGAHERANVKRAFYQRAQFPGVIGCIDCTHVPIKNPSRENGELFRNRKGEFSINVQLICGPQMLIYDIVARWPGSAHDSRIFSNSRCSMRFEEGDLVGAGILLGDSGYAQSSYTYTPVLNPQTPAQERYNRSHISTRNIIERLNGVLKRRFACLSRKLQNKIKNVPNIIVACAVLHNISVNTNQEMPEPLRSRIDPPTPVPDNERGSIIRASFIARHFS, encoded by the exons atgagtGATAGTGACTTATATAGTGACTTTGAAGAGTTTATGGATTATGTTTATGATAATCCTTACGATTATCCGGCGCGGAAATATATCAGAGACGCTCAAAACCCTTTGGAATGTTACGACgaagaacaatttcaaaaacgctttcgaTTTAGGAAAGATACCGTTGTTCATATGATATTGCCACTGATTGGATTGCAATCAAATGTAACCAACAAAGGGTTACCTTTACCACCCATATTGCAACTACTCATAGCGTTAAGATTTTATGCTACAGGAAACTTCCAG ATTGTTTGCGGAGACCTGCATAAGATCAGTCAGCCAGTTGTATCTAAAATCGTGGCTAAGCTATCGAAAATATTAGCAATGAAAGTAGTTGAGTTTATCAAGTTCCCTGGAGCACACGAGAGAGCCAACGTGAAGAGAGCATTTTACCAACGTGCTCAATTCCCAGGGGTAATCGGGTGCATTGACTGCACTCACGTACCAATTAAAAATCCGAGTCGGGAAAATGGAGAACTTTTCAGAAATAGAAAAGGTGAGTTCTCTATAAATGTACAACTAATATGCGGGCCACAAATGTTGATTTACGACATTGTGGCAAGGTGGCCAGGATCTGCCCATGATTCCCGCATATTCAGCAACAGCCGTTGTAGTATGCGCTTTGAAGAAGGGGATTTAGTAGGTGCTGGCATACTTTTAGGGGACAGTGGATATGCACAGTCGTCTTACACGTATACTCCCGTGCTAAATCCACAAACACCAGCTCAGGAGCGCTACAACAGATCCCATATCAGTACTAGAAATATTATAGAAAGGCTGAATGGTGTCCTGAAAAGAAGATTTGCTTGTTTAAGCAGGAAGCttcagaacaaaataaaaaatgtccctaacatcATCGTGGCATGTGCTGTATTGCACAATATCAGTGTTAACACTAACCAAGAAATGCCAGAACCCTTGAGGTCAAGGATAGACCCACCAACACCTGTTCCAGACAATGAACGAGGTAGTATTATAAGAGCTAGTTTTATCGCAAGACATTttagttaa